CATCCTGGGGCTGTAGTAGGTCCCAAGGGTTGGGCTGTTCGCCCATTAAAGCGGTACGCGAGCTGGGTTCAGAACGTCGTGAGACAGTTCGGTCCCTATCCATCGCAGGCGTAGGAAATTTGAGAGGATCTGACCCTAGTACGAGAGGACCGGGTTGGACAAACCGCTGGTGTACCAGTTGTCTCGCCAGAGGCATAGCTGGGTAGCTACGTTTGGAAGTGATAAGCGCTGAAAGCATCTAAGCGCGAAGCCTACCTCAAGATGAGATTTCCCACAGCGTAAGCTGGTAAGACTCCAGAGAGAATATCTGGTAGATAGGCTAGAAGTGTAAGTGCCGTGAGGTATTTAGCGGACTAGTACTAATAGGTCGAGGGCTTGACCTAAATAAAGACGAAAATCTTCACTGTGTAGTTTTGAGAGAGCAAAGTATCATTTAAAGTTTAAGTAGGAAAAATACTTAAACAGATAAAGGATATATTTTTTCTCATTAATTACATATTTTCTCGGTGATAATAGCGGAGGGGTCACACCCGTTACCATTTCGAACACGGTAGTTAAGTCCTCCAGCGCTGATGGTACTTGGACCAGAGGTCCTGGGAGAGTAGGTCGTCGCCGGGAACACACAAAAAACCACCTGATTAGGTGGTTTTTTTATTTAGTTGAATTAGTTGAGTAATAGACTAAAACATATTGACAGAAGAAAATATAATTGGTAGTCTCAAGTAAGAATAGAATAAAAGGGCAAAACTAACGAAAGTTAGTGACGCAAAGCTATGGGTCTAAATCTATATTTAAAGATATGATTGCCAGGTTGCCATGATAAAGATTATATTTTTATCCTAGTGAAAAATATAAAAGGCAACTAAATGTTGCCTTTTTTTATTTTTCACTATCAAAACTTTAAAGGAGTAAATATCATGAAGTATTCAGAATGTATTAATCTTTCGGAAGAAGAACTCATTTATTTAGCTAAAAGTAATAATAAAAATGCTGAAGAAATCTTAATCGAAAAGTATATGAAAATATTATATTGGATAAGTCAGAATTATTATGCTAAAGGAGCCGATAAAGATGACATATTACAAATTGCATTAATCTCCTTTCATAAGTCTATTTCTTGTTATAAAAATATTGAAAATTCACTATCATTTAAAAACTTTGCAGCTCTATGTGTAAGGAGAGAGTTAATTAGTTTTTTAAAACACACTAATAGCTTGAAAAATGAGTTTTTAAATAATGCAATACCTGTTTACTCCTCTGCCCCTACTTTTAAGGAAAATGATGAAAATCAATGTTCATCTTATTTTGTAAATACAATGCTTAAAGATTCATCACCTAACCCTGAAGAGATGCTTATTGATAATGAATTACAAGAATACATAAAAGAAGAAATCGATAATAAGCTTTCTGAATTAGAAAAAAAGGTATTAATTTTAAAATTAAAGGGATATTCCTATAAAGAAATATCTATACTAATAGATAGAAATGAAAAGGCAATTGATAATAGTATTCAAAGAATTAGGAAAAAATTAAAGAATCTATGGATAGAATTAAAAGTAGGTTAAAAAAACAATATAATAGGAGGTTCAATATGGATAGACACCCTACACATACACAAATTATTTATGCAGATAACAAAGAAGAGGCAAAAGAGAAATATACAGCATTAGGTATTAAGCCAGACCATGACCTTAAACCAGAAATTGAAGTTTTTAAAGTTACTGAGGAAGAAGATTTCGATCCCGAATCACCTTTTAATTTAATTGGTGAAGTCTCACTTAGTCCTGAAATTATGGAAAAGGTTAACGTAGATTTAGCAAGAGCGTATGTAATTTATTATATGGAAAAGGTGTAAATAATTAGTACCGCCTATTAAGGTGGTATTAATTATTTTTGTTTGAAAGGGTATAAAATAAATGATATACTTATAGAAATATAGATATGGAGGTATATTATGGAAAAGTTAAGAGAGAATATCTACCGTGTAGGAACTACAGACTGGGAGTTAAGACATTTTCATGGATTTGAATTGTCTACTCACCGTGGAAGCACTTATAATTCATATCTAATTAAAGATGAGAAAACAGTTCTTTTAGATACAGTTTGGGCACCTTTAACAGAGAGATATATTGAAAACCTACAAAAATTAGTAGATGTTAGTACCATTGATTATTTGATTATTAACCATGCAGAACCTGATCATTCAGGTGCTATAGCAAAGGTAATGGAGTTAGCACCTAATGCAACAATCGTAGTATCTCCTAAAGGAGAAGAAAGTGTTAAACGATACTTTCACAATCATCAAAACTGGAAATTTCAAGTTGTAAAAACTGGTGATAAAATTAATATTGGTAAAAATGAGTTAATTTTTGTGGAAGCACCTATGTTACATTGGCCAGATAGTATGTTTACCTACCTTACAGGTGAAAATATATTGTTTTCTAATGACGCTTTTGGTCAGCATTATGCTACTTCTGAAATATATAATGACCAAGTTGATCAAGATGAACTTTACCAAGAAGCCTTAAAGTATTATGCAAATATATTGACTCCTTTTAGCAAATTAGTTACTAAAAAGTTAGATGAAGTAGTAGCTTTAAACTTACCACTAGAAATGATTGCCCCTGCTCATGGTGTAATATGGAGAGAAAACCCTGGACAAATTATTGAAAAGTATTATGAGTGGGCAAGTGGGAAAACTGAAAAAAGAGTAACAATTATTTATAGCTCAATGTGGCATTCAACACAAAAAATGGCTGTAGCTATTGCTCAAGGTCTAGAGGAAGTTGGAGTCAGCTATAAGATGTTTAATATGGGTAACTCAGATACTAATGATGTAATTACAGAAATATTTAAATCTAAAGGATTAATAGCTGGTTGTTCAACTGTTAATAATGGTGTCTTACCATCTATAATGCCTATAATCGAAGAAATAAAAGGTTTTAAATTCGCCAATAAGATAGCTGCTACTTTTGGTAGTTATGGATGGAGTGGAGAATCTCCTAAAGTCTTAGCAAAATATTTAGAAGATGCTAAGTTTAAAATAGTCCAAGACTCAATTAAGTATAAATATAAGCCAACAGAAGAAGACTTGAAAGAATGTATTGAGTTTGGTAAACAATTTGGAGAGAAAATAAAGGAGGATTAATTATGAAAAAGTATGTATGTGATGTATGTGGTTATGTCTACAATCCAGCAGTAGGAGATCCTGATAATGGAGTTGAAGCAAATACTTCATTTGACGATATACCAGAAGATTGGGCTTGTCCAGTTTGTGGTGTAGGTAAAGATCAATTTAGTCCTGAGGAATAATCAGAGGCGAGCTGAATGCTCGTCTTTTTATTTAGAATTAATAAAGAGATTAAGTATATAATAAAAAAGTAATATTTTAGAATTTAGGGAGGGATTTTATGAAAAAAAGTTTAATAATTGTTGGAGTTATTGTCTTGATTTTAGTCTTATCTATAGGATCACTTTCAGGAAGATATAACAATATGGTAACTACTGAAGAAAACATATCTGGTAAATGGGCGCAAGTAGAAACACAGCTACAAAGGAGAATTGATTTAATCCCAAACTTAGTAAGTACTGTCAAGGGTTATGCTGAGCATGAACAAGAAACCTTTACAGCCATAACAGAGGCTAGAAGTAAGGCTGCAGGAGCTCAAAGCGTCTCTGAGAAGGCAGAAGCTAATACTGAACTAGCAGGAGCTCTAAGTAAATTAATGGTTGTAGTGGAGAGATATCCAGATTTAAAAGCAAATCAAAATTTTATTAGATTACAAGATGAACTAGCAGGTACTGAAAATAGAATAGCTGTAACTAGAAAAGATTATAATGATGCTGTGCAACAATTCAATACTTATATAAAACATTTCCCTAATAATATCATCGCTGGAATGTTTAATTTTGAGAAGCATGATTACTTTAAAGCAGATGAAGGTGCTAAAGAAGTTCCTAAAGTCGAATTTTAAAGTGGTGATTAAATGAATAAAAAAATAAAGATATTATTTGTCACCTTTTTAATTTTAACATTTTTTACCAACGTAGCCTATGCTCTTACCTTACCCAATTACACAGGAGATATTTATGTTCAAGACTTTGCTGAGATGATTTCTCCAGAGTTAGAAACTGAAATAAATAATATTTCCAGGTCTTTAGAAGATCAAACCACAGCCCAAATTGCTGTAGTAACCATTCCTTCCCTTGAAGGAAATGATATCGAACTATATGCAAATGAATTATTAAGAAAATGGGCTATAGGTAGTAAAGAAAAGGATAATGGAGTGCTTGTATTAATTGCTAAGGAAGAAAAAGATTTTAGAATTGAAGTTGGCTATGGACTAGAAGGTAGAATTAATGATGCTAAGGCAGGAGATATTTTAAGAGCAGCTACGCCTTCCTTTAAAGCAGGTAATAATGATGAAGGTGTAAGTGTTATATATAGTTCTTTAATACAAGAAATAAGTGCAGAGTATGAAATAGATATAAACAATTTATATCCAGGGACAGCACCAGAAACTGGATTAGGAACAGAAAAAGAAGCTAAGCTACCTTTTTGGGCAAAAGCATTATTTGTAATAGTTTTAATTTATTTAGCTATATTTCACCCCGATGTACTTATGATGTTAATTTATATGTTCTCGCGTGGTGGAGGTGGTTCAGGTGGAAATTCTGGAGGCTCACGCAGAGGTGGAGGTGGATCATCTGGAGGTGGAGGAGCTTCTGGTGGTTGGTAAGATAAAGGGTAGGATTTGTAATATTAATTATAGATCCTATTCTTTTTTATTATTCGAGAAGTATAGATTTTCTTGTCTCTATTATTATCATTTTATAGAGATGCGGTAATTGTTTGTCTTTAATAATTATTTTAATAATGAAATATTTAAGCCTTTAATTATAGAATCTTGCAAATAAGGATTTAATACTGTTTTTAAATTTATAAAATTATGGAAGGACTACATACTAAGAATAAAATTTAAATATAGAAGAATTAAAATAAATAGAGGTAAAAAAATAAAATTTGTAATATAATTAAAAAAACAATTATCAGAATATTGAAAACATTGCGAACATATGACCATAACAAATTAAATATACTAGTTAATAACAAATGAACTGGTATAAAAAATAATTATTATTTAAATGTTTTGCTTTTTCCACTATTAAAAGAAATCTTATTGAGAATATTGCTAATAATTTTTAAATTGCAAATTTTCAAACCCTTACTACAAAACTATCTATTTATTTTTATATACAAATATAAGGAGGTATGAAGTGTGAGTGCTATTTTGGTAGATACACTAGAACCTAAGTTTAGAGAGGAAATATGCAAAAAATTCACCACCTTAAATGATAAACTTGATTTTACTAACTGCTTAACTTGCGGAATGTGCACTGCTGGGTGTCCATATAGTGATATCCACGAAAACATGGATCCACGCAAATTTATACGTAAAGTTCTTGTTGGGATGAAAGAAGATGTACTTACTAATGAATTTATTTGGAATTGTACTATGTGCGGTAGATGCACTATGGAGTGTCCAATGAAAGTAGATATAGGTGGGATTGTAAGAACAGTTAGAGGAAACTTTGGCTTAAGAGCCCCTGGCTTTTTACAAGATATTGTTGAAGCACAATTACATTCAGGGAATCAAATGGAAATAACTGAAGAAGATTATTTAGATACCCTAGAATGGATGGAAGAAGAATTACAAGAAGAAGTAGACGATGAAAATGCAAAAATTCCAGTAGACAAAGAGGGTGCTGACTTTTTATTCCTTTGGGATCCTAGGGAAATCAAGTATTACCCAAGTGATGTGCAAAGTATAGGAAAAATCATGTATGCAGCTGGTGCAAATTGGACTTGTAGTAGTAAAGTTTGGGATGCTACTCATTATGGTTTATTTACAGGTGATGATGAGGCTTCAAAAATTTTAATGCAAAGAGTTGCTGATGAAGTTAAAAGATTAAAAGTTAAATATCTGGTAGTAACAGAATGTGGTCATGCTTTTAGAGCTCAAAAGTGGGGTCCAAAAGTTTGGTTAAATAAAGAAGATGCAAGTTATCCGGTTTACAGCATTTTAGAATTAATGGCAAGGTGGATTAAAGAAGGAAGAATAAAATTAGATAAATCTAAAAATACAGAAGAAATTACTTATCATGATCCATGTAATGCTTCTCGTAAAGAAGGTTTAATAGAACTTCCACGTTATATTTTAAGTCAAGCAGTAGAGCCAAAATTAAAAGAAATGTGGCCTACCAAACAGTATAACTATTGCTGTGGTGGCGGTGGAGGATCACTTGGTTTAGGATCAGATTATAAAGATAATCGTTTGAAAAAAGGTAAAGTAAAAGCAGATCAAATAGAAAATACAGGATGTAAGGTTTGCGTAACTCCTTGTCATAACTGTTATGACCAACTTAATGAAATTATTAGACACTACAAGTTAGATGTAAAGCTTAAGCATATTCATCATTTAGTAAGTAATGCTCTGGTTTTAGATTAATTAAAAGGATGTGAGTTAAGGTAATGGCTGAGGTAATTAAAATGAAAAATAATAAACAGGGTTCTGTTATGGTTGTAGGTGCAGGTATTGCTGGAATTCAATCATCGCTAGATCTAGCAGAAATGGGTTATAAGGTTTATTTAGTGGAAAAAAGTCCAGCTATTGGTGGAACAATGCCTGCCTTAGATAAAACTTTTCCAACTAATGACTGTTCTATGTGTATTCTTTCGCCAAAACTAGTGGAGTGCGGTCGTCATCTTAATATTGAAATATTAACTAATAGTGAGGTAGAAGAGGTCTCTGGAGAAGTAGGAAACTTTAAAGTAAAAGTAAAAAAAGAACCTCGTTTTATAGATACAGATAAATGTACTGGTTGCGGAGATTGTGCAACGGCATGTCCAGTTGAAATTAATAATGAATTTGAGAAAAACTTAAGTAAATCAAAAGCTACTTATAAAAAATACGCACAAGCATTTCCTAATGCATTTGCAATTATGAAAGATGGAACAGCTCCATGTAAGGGTACTTGTCCAGCGAATGTAAATGCTCAAGGCTATATTGCCTTAACTAAAGCAGGTAAACTAAAAGAAGCAGCATCAATTGTTTA
This genomic interval from Desulfonispora thiosulfatigenes DSM 11270 contains the following:
- a CDS encoding sigma-70 family RNA polymerase sigma factor: MKYSECINLSEEELIYLAKSNNKNAEEILIEKYMKILYWISQNYYAKGADKDDILQIALISFHKSISCYKNIENSLSFKNFAALCVRRELISFLKHTNSLKNEFLNNAIPVYSSAPTFKENDENQCSSYFVNTMLKDSSPNPEEMLIDNELQEYIKEEIDNKLSELEKKVLILKLKGYSYKEISILIDRNEKAIDNSIQRIRKKLKNLWIELKVG
- a CDS encoding flavodoxin domain-containing protein — protein: MEKLRENIYRVGTTDWELRHFHGFELSTHRGSTYNSYLIKDEKTVLLDTVWAPLTERYIENLQKLVDVSTIDYLIINHAEPDHSGAIAKVMELAPNATIVVSPKGEESVKRYFHNHQNWKFQVVKTGDKINIGKNELIFVEAPMLHWPDSMFTYLTGENILFSNDAFGQHYATSEIYNDQVDQDELYQEALKYYANILTPFSKLVTKKLDEVVALNLPLEMIAPAHGVIWRENPGQIIEKYYEWASGKTEKRVTIIYSSMWHSTQKMAVAIAQGLEEVGVSYKMFNMGNSDTNDVITEIFKSKGLIAGCSTVNNGVLPSIMPIIEEIKGFKFANKIAATFGSYGWSGESPKVLAKYLEDAKFKIVQDSIKYKYKPTEEDLKECIEFGKQFGEKIKED
- the rd gene encoding rubredoxin, which encodes MKKYVCDVCGYVYNPAVGDPDNGVEANTSFDDIPEDWACPVCGVGKDQFSPEE
- a CDS encoding LemA family protein, producing MKKSLIIVGVIVLILVLSIGSLSGRYNNMVTTEENISGKWAQVETQLQRRIDLIPNLVSTVKGYAEHEQETFTAITEARSKAAGAQSVSEKAEANTELAGALSKLMVVVERYPDLKANQNFIRLQDELAGTENRIAVTRKDYNDAVQQFNTYIKHFPNNIIAGMFNFEKHDYFKADEGAKEVPKVEF
- a CDS encoding TPM domain-containing protein is translated as MNKKIKILFVTFLILTFFTNVAYALTLPNYTGDIYVQDFAEMISPELETEINNISRSLEDQTTAQIAVVTIPSLEGNDIELYANELLRKWAIGSKEKDNGVLVLIAKEEKDFRIEVGYGLEGRINDAKAGDILRAATPSFKAGNNDEGVSVIYSSLIQEISAEYEIDINNLYPGTAPETGLGTEKEAKLPFWAKALFVIVLIYLAIFHPDVLMMLIYMFSRGGGGSGGNSGGSRRGGGGSSGGGGASGGW
- a CDS encoding (Fe-S)-binding protein — translated: MSAILVDTLEPKFREEICKKFTTLNDKLDFTNCLTCGMCTAGCPYSDIHENMDPRKFIRKVLVGMKEDVLTNEFIWNCTMCGRCTMECPMKVDIGGIVRTVRGNFGLRAPGFLQDIVEAQLHSGNQMEITEEDYLDTLEWMEEELQEEVDDENAKIPVDKEGADFLFLWDPREIKYYPSDVQSIGKIMYAAGANWTCSSKVWDATHYGLFTGDDEASKILMQRVADEVKRLKVKYLVVTECGHAFRAQKWGPKVWLNKEDASYPVYSILELMARWIKEGRIKLDKSKNTEEITYHDPCNASRKEGLIELPRYILSQAVEPKLKEMWPTKQYNYCCGGGGGSLGLGSDYKDNRLKKGKVKADQIENTGCKVCVTPCHNCYDQLNEIIRHYKLDVKLKHIHHLVSNALVLD